The proteins below are encoded in one region of Mangifera indica cultivar Alphonso chromosome 7, CATAS_Mindica_2.1, whole genome shotgun sequence:
- the LOC123219911 gene encoding transcription factor bHLH153-like: MMENKRSPCSVDQGSLTNLPAKRHKADLSISTKERKEKLGERIMALQQLVSPYGKTDTASVLLEAMEYIQFLHEQVKVLSAPYLQSAPMAKVQEFDNCSLRNRGLCLVPISCTAGVARSNGADIWAPIKTTSPKFEKAITQFH, translated from the exons ATGATGGAAAATAAACGAAGTCCTTGCTCTGTTGACCAGGGCAGTCTCACCAACCTCCCTGCAAAACGACATAAAGCCGATCTATCTATTTCCACCAAG GAGAGGAAAGAGAAGCTCGGTGAACGAATCATGGCTCTACAACAGCTTGTTTCACCGTATGGCAAG ACAGATACAGCATCGGTCCTTTTGGAGGCTATGGAATACATCCAATTTCTACATGAACAAGTAAAG GTGTTGAGTGCTCCTTATCTCCAAAGTGCACCAATGGCTAAGGTTCAG GAATTCGATAACTGCAGCTTACGGAATCGGGGTTTATGTCTCGTCCCCATTTCTTGTACTGCTGGAGTTGCTCGAAGCAATGGCGCAGATATTTGGGCACCCATTAAGACAACGTCACCAAAATTCGAGAAGGCGATTACACAATTTCATTGA
- the LOC123220946 gene encoding selenoprotein F-like has translation MGLFNICRIIAFVVSISAILVTAKEQLSVRQCEDLGFTGLALCSDCNTFAEYVKNQELVSDCLKCCTEDSDDSMSKVTYSGAILEVCMRKLVFYPEIVGFIEEEKDKFPTVKVQYVFNSPPKLIMLDDEGQQKETIRIDNWKREHMLQFVQEKVRPTSAKY, from the exons ATGGGTTTGTTCAATATTTGCAGAATAATTGCGTTTGTTGTTTCAATTTCTGCAATTTTAGTTACAGCTAAAGAGCAATTGAGTGTGAGACAATGTGAGGATCTAGGGTTCACAGGCCTTGCTCTTTGCTCTGATTGCAACACTTTTGCTGAGTATGTCAAGAACCAAG AGTTGGTATCTGACTGCTTGAAATGTTGCACAGAAGACTCTGATGATTCCATGAGCAAG GTTACCTATTCTGGAGCGATACTGGAGGTTTGCATGAGGAAATTGGTCTTCTATCCAGAAATTGTTGGCTTTATTGAAGAAGAGAAGGATAAGTTTCCTACAGTTAAAGTTCAATATGTTTTCAACTCTCCACCAAAGTTGATTATGCTGGATGATGAGGGTCAACAGAAGGAAACCATAAG AATCGACAACTGGAAACGTGAGCATATGCTGCAGTTCGTACAAGAAAAGGTTAGGCCAACTTCAGCAAAATATTAG